From a single Cyclobacterium marinum DSM 745 genomic region:
- a CDS encoding XRE family transcriptional regulator produces MYLHSNIKLLRKRKGITQSIMSESLNISRSKLAGYELSISPPLDTLVKICEYLEVSVDLILKENLEKYPAHKLREVLETSRYLKGRDLRILTTTVDAQGRELIEVVSQKAKASYLAGFSDPDFIGDLPRFHLPFLPQDKKYRVFQVDGDSMEPIPDGAWIICEYIDDWTGIRDGDKYVIVTEQDGVTFKLTYNQLSNKKQLLLCSSNPLYPPFEVKAEAVREVWKYRMMMV; encoded by the coding sequence ATGTACCTCCACAGCAATATCAAATTACTGCGCAAAAGAAAAGGAATCACACAGTCCATAATGTCTGAGTCACTGAACATCAGCAGGTCCAAGCTTGCCGGCTATGAACTAAGTATCAGCCCTCCGCTGGATACATTGGTGAAGATTTGTGAATACCTGGAGGTATCGGTAGATCTGATCTTGAAGGAAAACCTGGAAAAATATCCTGCACACAAGCTCAGGGAGGTGTTGGAAACCAGTCGCTACCTCAAAGGCCGAGATTTACGCATACTCACCACCACGGTGGATGCCCAAGGTCGTGAATTAATAGAAGTGGTTTCTCAGAAAGCAAAAGCCAGTTATCTGGCAGGATTTTCAGACCCGGACTTTATTGGGGATTTGCCTCGGTTTCACCTCCCCTTTCTCCCACAGGACAAAAAATACAGGGTTTTTCAGGTAGACGGAGACTCTATGGAACCGATCCCTGACGGGGCATGGATCATTTGTGAATACATAGACGACTGGACTGGCATTCGCGATGGTGATAAATACGTTATTGTCACCGAGCAGGATGGGGTTACGTTCAAGCTGACTTACAACCAATTAAGCAATAAAAAACAGCTTTTACTCTGTTCAAGCAACCCCTTATATCCCCCTTTTGAAGTAAAAGCAGAGGCAGTAAGGGAAGTATGGAAATACCGGATGATGATGGTATAA
- a CDS encoding 2-oxoacid:ferredoxin oxidoreductase subunit beta, with translation MTYLKPLFRHPKLPKNKLGYTLKEYEGSISTLCAGCGHDSISATIVQACYELDIEPHLVAKISGIGCSSKTPAYFLGNSHGFNSVHGRMPSVATGANMANKNLVYFGVSGDGDTASIGMGQFVHAIRRNLNMVYIVMNNGCYGLTKGQDSATADLGSKSKAGSINPFQPVDLASLAVELGATFVAQSFSGDKQQLVPLIKAGIQHKGLAFINVMSPCVTFNNNPGSTKSYDYVREHMQATGTLDFVPEEKPIHAEYEEGTGTAVSLHDGSEMKLHKLAPDWDPEDRVSAANAIQQARLKDEILTGLLYINTEYGDLHDIINTSDTPLNTMKENTLCPGTEKLDTINAGFR, from the coding sequence ATGACTTATCTGAAACCTTTATTTAGACATCCCAAGCTTCCCAAAAATAAACTTGGATACACCCTTAAAGAATACGAAGGCAGTATTTCTACGCTCTGTGCAGGTTGTGGACATGACAGTATCAGCGCCACCATCGTACAGGCTTGTTACGAACTAGACATTGAGCCCCATCTGGTAGCTAAAATCTCCGGCATTGGTTGCTCTTCCAAAACCCCTGCCTACTTTCTAGGCAATTCCCATGGTTTTAACTCTGTGCATGGCAGGATGCCTTCTGTGGCTACAGGTGCCAATATGGCCAATAAAAATCTGGTGTACTTTGGCGTTTCAGGAGATGGAGACACAGCTTCCATCGGTATGGGGCAGTTTGTGCATGCCATCCGAAGAAACCTCAACATGGTCTATATCGTGATGAACAATGGCTGCTATGGCCTTACCAAAGGACAAGATTCAGCTACTGCCGACTTAGGGTCTAAGAGCAAAGCAGGATCTATCAATCCATTCCAACCTGTGGATCTTGCCAGCCTGGCAGTAGAATTGGGAGCTACCTTTGTGGCCCAGAGTTTCAGTGGCGACAAACAACAACTGGTGCCTTTAATCAAAGCAGGGATACAGCACAAAGGCCTGGCCTTTATCAATGTGATGTCCCCTTGTGTCACTTTCAATAACAATCCCGGATCAACCAAATCCTATGATTATGTACGTGAACACATGCAAGCCACGGGAACGCTGGATTTTGTCCCCGAAGAAAAACCCATTCATGCCGAGTATGAGGAAGGTACGGGCACGGCTGTATCGCTACATGATGGCTCTGAGATGAAGTTACACAAATTGGCCCCGGACTGGGATCCCGAAGACCGGGTATCCGCAGCCAATGCCATTCAGCAAGCAAGATTAAAGGATGAAATACTCACCGGCTTGCTCTATATCAATACCGAATATGGCGACCTGCATGACATCATCAACACTTCCGATACACCTTTAAATACCATGAAGGAAAATACGTTGTGTCCCGGAACGGAAAAACTGGACACCATCAATGCGGGATTCAGGTAA
- a CDS encoding 2-oxoacid:acceptor oxidoreductase subunit alpha produces the protein MKEQQTIAHPQARVNDFVARFANVNGTGSASANFLFAKAIFRMGIPVTPKNIFPSNIQGLPTWYEVRVSEKGYLGRREGIDLLVAVNAQSMEQDIESVHPGGYLMYDSTKKLHTDMIRGDIHYLGVPMMEMANENYSNPRQRQLFKNIIYVGALSVLLNIEFEVLETLLKEQFAGKEKLIAPNVKALQLGMDYAKKNFAYPLPIRLERRDLVKDKILVDGNTACGLGAVYGGATVMAWYPITPSTSVAEAFEKFASKYRLDPETGKKNYAIVQAEDELAAMGMVIGANWNGARSLTATSGPGVSLMSEFIGLAYFAEVPAVLIDVERAGPSTGMPTRTQQSDITIAAYASHGDSKHPLLFPSTPKECFDMTAISFDLADRLQTPIILMTDLDLGMNDHMSEPFTWDAEKKYDRGKVLNREELEAMGRYGRYLDNEGDGIPYRTYPGTHPSKGAFTTRGTSRDEYAVYTENSEAYVRNMKRLQTKWETAKKIMPEPHLYQEENRQEIGMLFFGTSTYSSEEAKDLLEEKGIHLDAIRIKAFPFGEATEAFIQSHKLVFVIEQNRDGQLRSLIINEMQTNPAKLAPVLNYDGMPITADDIASQITNYLKQKTAVAHDLSETFI, from the coding sequence ATGAAGGAGCAACAAACCATTGCCCACCCTCAAGCAAGAGTAAATGATTTCGTAGCACGGTTTGCCAATGTCAACGGCACCGGCTCAGCAAGTGCCAATTTTCTTTTTGCCAAAGCCATCTTCAGGATGGGAATTCCCGTCACCCCTAAAAATATTTTCCCTTCCAATATACAAGGGCTTCCCACCTGGTATGAAGTTAGGGTTAGTGAAAAGGGCTACCTGGGACGCAGAGAAGGCATAGACCTGCTCGTGGCTGTCAATGCCCAAAGCATGGAGCAGGACATAGAAAGCGTACATCCCGGAGGCTACTTGATGTATGACAGTACAAAAAAACTGCATACAGATATGATCCGAGGGGACATCCATTATTTGGGAGTCCCCATGATGGAAATGGCCAATGAAAACTACAGCAACCCAAGACAACGGCAACTGTTTAAAAACATTATCTATGTAGGCGCCCTTTCTGTTTTGCTAAACATAGAGTTTGAGGTATTGGAAACATTGCTCAAGGAGCAATTTGCCGGCAAGGAAAAGCTGATTGCCCCGAATGTAAAAGCCCTGCAACTGGGAATGGATTATGCCAAAAAGAATTTTGCCTACCCCCTACCCATAAGACTGGAAAGAAGAGACCTTGTCAAGGATAAAATATTGGTAGATGGCAATACAGCCTGTGGACTGGGTGCCGTATATGGTGGCGCAACGGTCATGGCTTGGTACCCCATCACCCCTTCAACTTCTGTTGCAGAGGCATTTGAAAAATTCGCAAGCAAATACCGCTTAGATCCCGAAACAGGAAAGAAAAACTATGCCATCGTTCAGGCTGAAGATGAATTGGCAGCCATGGGAATGGTCATCGGTGCCAACTGGAATGGGGCAAGATCCCTAACAGCTACAAGTGGCCCGGGGGTCTCATTAATGAGTGAATTTATAGGTTTGGCCTATTTTGCAGAAGTACCTGCTGTACTGATAGACGTGGAAAGAGCCGGCCCCAGTACCGGCATGCCTACAAGAACGCAACAATCGGACATCACCATCGCTGCATACGCCTCCCATGGAGACAGCAAGCATCCATTGTTATTCCCCTCTACTCCCAAGGAGTGTTTTGACATGACAGCCATCTCATTTGACTTGGCAGATCGCCTTCAAACGCCAATCATTTTGATGACTGATCTGGACTTGGGCATGAACGATCATATGAGCGAGCCATTTACATGGGATGCTGAAAAGAAATATGACAGAGGAAAGGTATTGAACAGGGAAGAGTTGGAAGCCATGGGCAGGTACGGCAGATACCTGGACAATGAAGGAGATGGTATTCCTTACAGGACCTATCCCGGCACCCATCCATCCAAAGGCGCCTTCACCACCAGAGGAACCTCCCGAGATGAGTATGCCGTGTACACTGAAAACAGTGAAGCCTATGTGCGCAATATGAAACGCCTGCAAACCAAGTGGGAAACGGCAAAAAAAATAATGCCCGAACCCCACTTGTATCAAGAAGAAAATCGGCAGGAAATCGGCATGTTGTTCTTCGGAACCTCCACCTATTCTTCAGAAGAAGCCAAAGATTTGCTTGAAGAAAAAGGCATTCACCTGGATGCCATTCGTATCAAAGCCTTCCCTTTTGGAGAAGCTACTGAGGCCTTTATTCAATCTCACAAGCTTGTATTTGTCATCGAGCAAAACAGGGATGGGCAGCTTCGCAGCCTGATCATTAATGAAATGCAAACCAATCCTGCAAAACTTGCCCCTGTACTGAATTATGATGGCATGCCCATCACTGCAGACGACATCGCTTCACAAATCACCAATTATTTAAAACAAAAAACCGCCGTAGCTCATGACTTATCTGAAACCTTTATTTAG
- the dinB gene encoding DNA polymerase IV, which yields MAERRNIVHMDLDSFFVSVERLYDSRLMGKPILIGGSGDRGVVASCSYEARKFGVHSAMPMRTARQLCPEALQIRGDFAKYSQKSSEITDIVRESVPLFEKSSIDEFYVDYTGMDRFFGCYKMAQELRQKIIKESGLPISLGLSQNKTVSKVATGEAKPNNEKQVPYGEEKPFLAPLSVRKIPMIGKKTSHTLYNMGVKKIHTLQTMPAELLEAAFGKNGLMIWEKANGIDRSPITPYSEAKSISTENTFEQDTIDVGLLEATLTAMTEQLASKLRQQQKLTSTVSVKIRYSDFDTHTVQRRVFYTSADHVLLPLVKALFQQLYQRRLLIRLIGVRFSGLVHGHYQINLFEDTEEQISLYQALDRLNGKYGDKTVCRAIGMDVGSRKFNPFNGKEN from the coding sequence ATGGCAGAAAGACGGAACATTGTACACATGGATTTGGACAGTTTTTTCGTGTCCGTTGAGCGCCTGTATGACAGCCGGCTTATGGGCAAGCCTATCCTGATCGGAGGGTCCGGAGACAGGGGAGTGGTGGCTTCTTGCAGCTATGAGGCCCGGAAATTTGGTGTTCATTCTGCCATGCCCATGCGTACGGCCAGGCAGCTTTGTCCGGAGGCTTTGCAGATAAGAGGTGATTTTGCTAAATACAGCCAGAAGTCTAGTGAGATCACTGACATTGTCCGTGAGAGTGTGCCGCTTTTTGAAAAATCATCTATAGATGAGTTTTATGTGGATTATACGGGCATGGACCGGTTTTTTGGCTGTTATAAGATGGCGCAGGAGCTGCGACAAAAGATTATCAAAGAAAGTGGTTTGCCCATTTCTTTAGGGCTCTCACAAAATAAAACCGTATCCAAAGTGGCCACGGGAGAAGCCAAGCCCAATAATGAGAAACAGGTGCCTTATGGAGAAGAAAAACCTTTTTTGGCGCCATTATCTGTGAGAAAGATTCCCATGATAGGGAAGAAAACTTCCCATACCCTATACAATATGGGGGTAAAGAAAATCCACACCCTGCAGACTATGCCTGCGGAATTGTTGGAAGCTGCCTTTGGTAAAAATGGACTGATGATTTGGGAAAAGGCCAATGGTATCGACCGCTCGCCCATTACGCCTTATTCGGAAGCCAAATCCATTTCTACAGAAAACACCTTCGAGCAAGATACCATTGATGTAGGCCTGCTGGAAGCCACACTTACGGCCATGACAGAACAGCTGGCAAGTAAGCTGAGGCAACAGCAAAAGCTGACCTCTACCGTATCCGTAAAGATTCGGTATTCTGATTTTGATACCCATACGGTGCAGCGACGGGTATTTTATACTTCGGCAGATCATGTGCTTCTTCCCCTGGTTAAAGCACTTTTTCAGCAATTGTACCAACGCCGTCTGCTGATTCGGTTGATCGGTGTTCGCTTTAGCGGACTGGTGCATGGGCATTATCAGATCAACCTGTTTGAAGATACCGAAGAACAAATCTCTTTGTACCAGGCCTTGGATCGACTCAATGGCAAGTATGGAGACAAGACCGTCTGCAGGGCCATAGGAATGGACGTAGGGAGTAGGAAATTTAACCCGTTTAATGGGAAGGAAAACTGA
- a CDS encoding RNA polymerase sigma factor, producing the protein MEREFLNIVEANQGIIFKVCKLYRNSKEDQEDLFQEIVLQLWRAFPKFRKESKVSTWMYRIALNTAIAMFRKHKIEIEFNEYTPKEIYSNQESEQSENEERLFDAIRTLNQTERAIIALFLEGFNYKEIGEITGITENYVGVKINRIKEKLKIILK; encoded by the coding sequence ATGGAAAGGGAATTTCTAAATATAGTAGAAGCGAATCAGGGGATAATCTTTAAAGTCTGTAAACTATACCGAAACAGTAAAGAGGACCAGGAGGACTTGTTCCAAGAAATTGTGCTTCAACTGTGGAGGGCATTCCCAAAGTTTCGAAAGGAATCAAAAGTAAGCACATGGATGTACCGTATTGCATTAAATACCGCTATAGCAATGTTCCGGAAGCACAAAATAGAAATCGAATTCAACGAATATACGCCAAAAGAGATTTACTCAAATCAGGAAAGTGAACAATCAGAAAATGAAGAAAGGCTGTTTGATGCCATAAGGACATTGAATCAAACTGAAAGGGCCATCATCGCATTATTCTTAGAAGGCTTTAATTATAAGGAAATTGGCGAAATCACAGGAATAACTGAAAATTACGTTGGTGTGAAAATCAATAGAATAAAGGAAAAACTCAAAATCATCTTAAAATAA
- the tnpC gene encoding IS66 family transposase has translation MENETIDYKKLYEQELQAHQESLLTISEKESAIADLQHELEKFRGYIFGTKSEKRTANVGLNQMGLFELGTTQAVQEELSESVPTTEQKTTPKKRAKGTSRMSLPEELRREEVVIEPKESTEGCVQIGQEVTEVLEVVPASFYVKRYVRPKYARPNGEGILIGTLPDRVIEKGIPSESVIAQLIVDKYVYGMPLHRQLDKYSKMGVRIPASSASDWVIKGWEQLKPLSDLLSMVVLSQKYLQVDETPIKVLDRDHKKGIHQGFMWLYHAPVDRLVLFDYRKGRDRSGPKEMLADFKGIIQTDGYKVYDSLYGKHDTIHLTFCMAHARRKFVEALNDNEEQANHVLDEMQLLYKLEAQMREKGYDYLQKTKERKEHATPVLDRLGQWLEKHQYSHRPTSPMGKAIEYTRSRWAGLSVYALHGQMEIDNNLVENAVRPLAIGRKAYLFAGSHKAAEMTAAMYSFMASCKKNKINEFEWLKDVLERIQSHKQKDLYQLLPSNWEKHKIK, from the coding sequence ATGGAAAATGAGACAATCGACTACAAAAAGCTATATGAGCAAGAGCTCCAAGCCCATCAGGAGTCATTGTTGACCATCTCCGAAAAGGAAAGTGCAATAGCAGACCTACAGCATGAACTTGAAAAGTTCAGGGGGTATATTTTTGGCACCAAGAGTGAAAAGAGAACCGCTAATGTGGGACTAAATCAGATGGGGCTTTTCGAGCTAGGCACTACCCAAGCTGTACAAGAGGAGCTTTCCGAGTCAGTACCTACCACAGAGCAAAAAACCACTCCAAAGAAAAGAGCCAAGGGCACCTCTCGTATGAGCCTTCCCGAAGAGCTCAGAAGGGAAGAAGTGGTGATAGAGCCAAAAGAATCCACTGAAGGTTGTGTACAGATAGGTCAGGAAGTAACCGAAGTATTGGAAGTAGTTCCGGCATCTTTTTATGTGAAACGCTACGTGCGTCCAAAATACGCGAGACCGAACGGTGAAGGCATCCTCATTGGTACATTACCAGATAGAGTAATAGAAAAAGGAATACCTTCAGAATCAGTGATTGCTCAACTCATCGTAGACAAATATGTCTACGGAATGCCGCTTCACAGGCAGCTGGATAAATACAGCAAGATGGGCGTCAGAATCCCTGCTTCGAGTGCCTCTGACTGGGTAATCAAGGGCTGGGAACAGCTCAAGCCACTCTCCGATCTACTCAGTATGGTAGTCCTAAGTCAAAAATACCTTCAGGTAGACGAAACGCCTATAAAAGTGTTAGATAGAGATCACAAAAAAGGTATTCATCAGGGGTTCATGTGGCTTTATCATGCGCCAGTAGATAGACTAGTACTCTTTGATTACAGAAAAGGGAGGGATCGATCGGGTCCTAAAGAAATGCTTGCTGACTTTAAGGGTATCATCCAAACAGATGGCTACAAGGTGTATGATTCCCTTTATGGGAAACATGACACTATTCATTTAACGTTTTGTATGGCACATGCCAGACGCAAGTTTGTAGAAGCGCTCAATGACAATGAGGAACAGGCAAACCATGTCCTTGATGAGATGCAACTACTCTATAAGCTGGAAGCACAGATGAGAGAAAAGGGGTATGACTATCTACAGAAAACGAAGGAGAGAAAAGAGCATGCCACTCCTGTGCTGGACAGATTAGGGCAATGGCTGGAAAAGCACCAATACAGCCACAGACCAACAAGTCCAATGGGTAAGGCTATAGAATATACCAGGTCAAGATGGGCAGGACTGAGTGTTTATGCACTTCATGGACAAATGGAAATAGACAATAACCTGGTTGAAAATGCCGTTCGTCCACTAGCTATAGGTCGTAAAGCGTATCTATTTGCAGGATCGCACAAGGCTGCGGAGATGACAGCAGCCATGTATTCTTTCATGGCCAGCTGCAAAAAGAACAAAATTAATGAGTTTGAATGGCTCAAGGACGTATTAGAAAGAATCCAGAGCCACAAGCAAAAAGATCTCTATCAACTACTACCTTCCAATTGGGAGAAACATAAAATCAAGTAG
- a CDS encoding methylated-DNA--[protein]-cysteine S-methyltransferase, whose product MKETVVITSPLGNIRLVAADGFLLSCSFTEEPVTEKINNLFFLDIISQLNRYFDGDLRVFDIPVAIGGSTFQKKVWMEVNKIPFGQTASYQEIANALSKPTAARAVGAANGTNPLLIVIPCHRIIASTGELTGYAGGLWRKLKLLQMEAIDQPGQQYNLGF is encoded by the coding sequence ATGAAAGAAACAGTAGTCATTACGTCGCCCTTAGGAAATATCAGACTTGTCGCTGCAGATGGTTTTTTGCTGTCCTGTAGCTTTACGGAAGAGCCTGTAACAGAAAAGATAAATAACCTGTTTTTTCTAGACATCATCAGTCAATTGAATCGTTATTTCGATGGAGACCTCAGGGTTTTCGATATTCCGGTAGCCATTGGAGGCAGCACATTCCAGAAAAAAGTATGGATGGAAGTAAATAAGATCCCTTTTGGACAGACGGCTTCTTACCAGGAGATTGCCAATGCCCTTTCTAAACCTACTGCTGCCCGTGCTGTAGGTGCCGCCAATGGCACCAATCCACTATTAATTGTTATCCCTTGTCACAGGATCATTGCCAGTACAGGAGAGTTGACCGGCTATGCAGGAGGTCTGTGGAGAAAGCTTAAGCTGCTACAAATGGAAGCCATAGACCAGCCTGGTCAGCAGTATAATTTGGGCTTTTAA
- a CDS encoding GNAT family N-acetyltransferase → MEKTKIHLYTPQLACYFLSINQAWIEKYFTMEAFDIAQLQKPQETIRDHGGEVLFAEWDKEIVGTVALKKINEAQYELIKMGVSPKAQGKNIGFQLGEAALNWAKGQGATKVILYSNSLLAPAIALYRKMGFKEIPMECGTYERCDIKMEYIF, encoded by the coding sequence ATGGAAAAGACAAAAATTCATCTTTACACACCTCAATTGGCTTGTTATTTTCTCTCCATCAATCAGGCGTGGATAGAAAAGTATTTTACCATGGAAGCTTTTGACATTGCCCAACTGCAAAAACCTCAGGAAACCATCCGGGATCATGGCGGTGAAGTATTGTTTGCCGAATGGGACAAGGAAATTGTAGGGACAGTGGCTTTAAAAAAAATAAATGAAGCTCAGTACGAATTAATTAAAATGGGTGTATCGCCCAAAGCCCAAGGCAAAAACATTGGTTTTCAACTTGGAGAAGCCGCACTGAACTGGGCCAAAGGTCAAGGTGCTACGAAAGTGATCTTGTACAGCAACAGTCTATTAGCTCCTGCAATAGCCCTTTACCGAAAAATGGGCTTTAAAGAAATCCCCATGGAATGTGGCACCTATGAGCGCTGTGACATTAAAATGGAGTATATTTTTTGA
- a CDS encoding FAD-dependent oxidoreductase, producing the protein MKPTDTSNPEYYHKVVDCQYACPAHTPVPEYIRKIAEEKYTEAYMINWESNVFPGVLGRTCDRPCEPACRRGRVEEEPVAICRLKRVAADNKGDVKALMPHAPFPSNGKKIALIGGGPASLTVARDLAPLGYEIHLFDEQIAGGGMMRSQIPAFRLPEEVLNEEVNYILDLGIHTQFMHYVDSLKGVLEQDYDAVFVGTGAPRGRDLPKLPGRQETDANIHIGIEWLASVAFEHTKKIGKKVIVLGGGNTAMDCCRTSRRLGGESVKVVVRSPFKDMKASPWEKEDAQHEDIDIFDNHVPLSFEVENGKLIGMKFQKVDAVYDDKGKRRLIPTGEPDVFIEADEVLIAIGQENSFPWIERDIGLEFNEWEMPTVDKVTFQSTNPRVFFGGDAAFGPENVITAVAHGHQAAVSMHLFCEQRDLTKRPAPFTKLFSTKMGIHEWSYDSPVTVDQRFVVPQAEKSLTLVDRKKEVELGFNLPTGFKEAQRCLNCDVQTEFTEDRCIECDACMDVCPTSCITFTGNEPEEDQLRAKLLVPATNKSQDILVSDTLKTGRVMVKDEDVCLHCGLCAERCPTSAWDMQQYFYSVTKAGSI; encoded by the coding sequence ATGAAGCCTACCGATACGAGTAATCCGGAGTATTACCACAAGGTAGTGGACTGTCAGTACGCCTGTCCAGCCCACACACCGGTCCCTGAGTACATCCGAAAAATTGCAGAAGAAAAGTACACCGAAGCCTATATGATCAATTGGGAATCCAATGTATTCCCCGGAGTTTTAGGCAGAACCTGTGACCGCCCCTGTGAACCTGCATGCAGAAGGGGAAGAGTAGAAGAGGAACCCGTAGCCATTTGCAGGTTAAAGCGGGTGGCTGCAGACAATAAAGGAGATGTAAAAGCCCTAATGCCGCATGCACCATTCCCTTCGAATGGTAAAAAAATAGCTTTGATAGGCGGTGGTCCAGCTTCATTAACAGTAGCCAGAGATCTGGCACCTCTGGGCTATGAAATCCACTTGTTTGACGAGCAGATTGCCGGAGGCGGTATGATGCGAAGCCAGATACCGGCATTCCGGCTTCCTGAAGAAGTACTCAATGAAGAAGTCAATTATATCCTGGATCTAGGCATCCATACCCAGTTTATGCATTATGTAGACAGCCTAAAAGGTGTGCTGGAACAAGATTATGATGCGGTATTTGTAGGTACAGGAGCCCCAAGAGGTCGTGACCTGCCCAAACTTCCCGGCAGACAAGAAACAGATGCCAACATCCATATAGGCATAGAATGGCTGGCCAGTGTGGCTTTTGAACACACCAAAAAAATCGGCAAAAAAGTAATTGTACTCGGCGGAGGAAATACCGCCATGGATTGTTGCCGTACCTCTCGCCGTCTGGGTGGAGAAAGTGTAAAAGTGGTGGTTAGAAGTCCATTTAAGGACATGAAAGCCTCTCCCTGGGAGAAAGAAGATGCCCAACATGAAGACATTGATATCTTCGACAACCATGTTCCCCTTAGTTTCGAAGTAGAAAATGGCAAGCTGATTGGTATGAAATTCCAAAAAGTAGACGCCGTCTATGACGACAAAGGCAAGAGAAGACTAATCCCCACCGGCGAGCCGGACGTTTTTATAGAAGCAGACGAAGTTTTGATTGCCATAGGTCAAGAAAACAGCTTCCCTTGGATAGAAAGAGACATAGGACTTGAGTTTAACGAATGGGAAATGCCTACGGTAGATAAGGTTACTTTCCAATCTACGAATCCAAGGGTCTTTTTTGGCGGTGATGCAGCCTTTGGACCCGAGAATGTGATCACGGCTGTGGCGCACGGACACCAGGCAGCAGTATCCATGCATTTATTCTGCGAGCAAAGAGACCTTACAAAACGGCCTGCTCCGTTTACCAAGCTCTTCAGTACCAAAATGGGCATCCATGAATGGAGTTACGACAGTCCTGTCACCGTAGACCAACGGTTTGTAGTACCTCAGGCAGAGAAATCCCTAACCTTGGTAGACAGAAAAAAAGAAGTCGAACTGGGATTTAACCTCCCCACAGGCTTTAAAGAAGCCCAACGTTGCCTGAACTGCGATGTACAAACGGAATTCACCGAGGACCGCTGCATAGAATGTGATGCCTGTATGGACGTATGTCCCACTTCTTGCATCACCTTTACCGGCAATGAACCGGAAGAAGACCAATTGAGGGCAAAATTACTGGTACCGGCAACCAACAAGTCTCAGGATATTTTGGTATCCGACACACTCAAGACCGGCAGAGTCATGGTTAAAGATGAAGATGTTTGTCTTCACTGCGGCTTATGTGCCGAAAGATGTCCTACCTCCGCCTGGGACATGCAACAATATTTTTACAGTGTAACAAAAGCAGGAAGCATATGA
- the tnpB gene encoding IS66 family insertion sequence element accessory protein TnpB (TnpB, as the term is used for proteins encoded by IS66 family insertion elements, is considered an accessory protein, since TnpC, encoded by a neighboring gene, is a DDE family transposase.) → MLALSSSCRYFLYDKSTDMRFGINALSGLVRNKLGFDPMNGDVFIFIGKRGNQIRLLQWDKDGFALYIKKLERGTFERPILIGTAITSTQLSFLLQGVRLESVRYRTRYTPLKRA, encoded by the coding sequence ATGCTTGCGCTATCCTCTTCATGTCGTTACTTTTTATATGATAAGTCCACTGATATGCGTTTTGGTATCAATGCCCTTTCTGGACTGGTACGTAACAAGCTTGGCTTTGACCCCATGAATGGAGATGTGTTCATTTTTATTGGCAAGCGAGGCAACCAAATCCGACTTTTGCAATGGGACAAAGATGGTTTTGCCTTATATATCAAAAAGTTGGAACGAGGCACTTTTGAACGTCCTATTCTCATCGGAACAGCCATTACGAGTACTCAACTCAGCTTCCTCTTACAGGGGGTAAGGCTAGAATCGGTACGCTACAGAACCCGATACACACCCTTAAAAAGGGCGTGA